A part of Geothrix oryzae genomic DNA contains:
- a CDS encoding transketolase family protein — MAGAETAGVGGKVGGVMDSLRDAYGDTLVELGNEGANLVVFDADLAGSTRTSKFAKAFPERFFNMGAAEQGMVAAAAGASTTGVVPFVSTFAMFATGRAYEFVRQAVGVGHQNVKIVATHAGLTVGEDGGTHQCLEDLALMRMIPGMTVISPADALETRQAIRAAYAHQGPVYVRLTRDKFPRIHAEDYRFQIGKAVVMRPSAGKDVLLVGCGLGTSICLDAADLLAAEGIGATVLHSPTIKPFDRETLLALAKTHKAVVTCEEHQSHGGLGGVVAEFLSEAHPMPLRRVGVHDQFGQSGKPEKLLEAYGITPQAVAAAAKGAL; from the coding sequence ATGGCGGGTGCGGAAACGGCGGGCGTGGGCGGCAAGGTCGGCGGGGTGATGGACAGCCTGCGGGACGCCTACGGCGACACCCTGGTGGAACTGGGAAACGAGGGCGCCAATCTCGTGGTCTTTGACGCCGACCTGGCCGGTTCCACCCGCACCAGCAAGTTCGCCAAGGCCTTTCCCGAGCGCTTCTTCAACATGGGCGCCGCCGAGCAGGGCATGGTGGCCGCCGCCGCCGGGGCCAGCACCACGGGCGTGGTGCCCTTCGTGAGCACTTTCGCCATGTTCGCCACGGGCCGCGCCTACGAGTTCGTGCGCCAGGCCGTGGGCGTGGGCCACCAGAATGTGAAGATCGTGGCCACCCACGCAGGGCTCACCGTGGGCGAAGACGGCGGCACCCACCAGTGCCTGGAGGACCTGGCCCTCATGCGCATGATCCCCGGCATGACCGTGATCTCCCCGGCCGATGCCCTCGAGACCCGGCAGGCGATCCGCGCGGCCTATGCCCACCAGGGCCCTGTCTATGTCCGTCTCACCCGGGACAAATTCCCCCGCATCCACGCCGAGGACTACCGCTTCCAGATCGGCAAGGCCGTGGTGATGCGGCCAAGCGCCGGCAAGGATGTGCTGCTGGTGGGCTGCGGCCTGGGCACCTCCATCTGCCTGGATGCGGCGGACCTCCTGGCCGCCGAGGGCATCGGGGCCACCGTGCTGCACAGCCCCACGATCAAGCCCTTCGACCGCGAGACCCTGCTGGCCCTGGCGAAGACCCACAAGGCCGTTGTCACCTGCGAGGAGCACCAGTCCCACGGCGGGCTGGGCGGTGTGGTGGCCGAGTTCCTCTCCGAAGCCCACCCCATGCCCCTGCGCCGCGTGGGCGTGCACGATCAGTTCGGTCAGAGCGGCAAGCCCGAGAAGCTGCTGGAGGCCTACGGCATCACGCCCCAGGCGGTGGCCGCCGCCGCGAAGGGGGCCCTCTGA
- a CDS encoding HpcH/HpaI aldolase family protein, with protein sequence MARPPFHDRLRAGERLLGTLVQIPRPEVAVRLAGQGFDWLFLDGEHGGFGPAETSRTLAALARAGAGTGAVPCLLRVPSPEPEVLIDAASCGAAGLIVPHVDTATQAEAAVRAVRGRGLVVVQAESREALANIQAIVQVAGVDAVFVGPYDLSASLGIAEQFDHPAFLEAVATLARTCREARMPLGIFRMTAAEIRTHEAAGFTLLATGLDGTLLEAGARALLAELRS encoded by the coding sequence ATGGCCCGACCCCCCTTTCACGACCGCCTCCGCGCCGGCGAACGCCTGCTGGGCACCCTCGTCCAGATTCCCCGCCCCGAGGTGGCCGTGCGCCTCGCCGGCCAGGGCTTCGACTGGCTGTTCCTCGACGGCGAGCATGGCGGCTTCGGCCCGGCCGAGACCTCGCGCACCCTGGCCGCCCTTGCCAGGGCCGGGGCTGGGACCGGGGCCGTGCCCTGCCTGCTGCGGGTGCCCTCGCCGGAGCCGGAGGTCCTCATCGACGCGGCCTCCTGCGGGGCGGCGGGCCTCATCGTGCCCCATGTGGACACGGCGACTCAGGCGGAAGCCGCCGTCCGCGCCGTGCGCGGCCGAGGCCTGGTGGTGGTGCAAGCCGAATCCCGGGAGGCGCTGGCGAACATCCAGGCCATCGTGCAGGTCGCCGGGGTGGACGCCGTCTTCGTGGGGCCCTACGACCTGAGCGCCAGCCTGGGGATCGCCGAGCAGTTCGACCATCCCGCCTTCCTGGAGGCCGTGGCCACGCTGGCCCGGACCTGCCGGGAGGCCCGCATGCCCCTCGGCATCTTCCGCATGACGGCGGCGGAGATCCGGACCCATGAGGCCGCGGGCTTCACGCTGCTGGCAACGGGCCTGGACGGCACCCTGCTGGAGGCCGGGGCGCGGGCGCTGCTGGCGGAGCTGCGGAGCTGA
- a CDS encoding holo-ACP synthase: MIRGLGTDLCPPSRWRHLVERFGAEKCAGRILHPEEADYLLHGHRQRLPERLAGRWALREAFGKALGTGLDGWSWKELRYVNGRLWAVGALAELLAARGIQKLHGSLTHDGDLAMAVVILED; this comes from the coding sequence ATGATCCGGGGCCTCGGAACCGACCTCTGCCCGCCCAGCCGCTGGCGGCACCTGGTCGAGCGCTTCGGGGCGGAGAAGTGCGCCGGGCGGATCCTCCACCCGGAGGAGGCGGACTACCTGCTCCACGGCCACCGGCAGCGGCTGCCGGAGCGCCTGGCGGGCCGCTGGGCCCTGCGGGAGGCCTTCGGCAAGGCCCTGGGCACCGGGCTGGACGGCTGGTCCTGGAAGGAGCTGCGCTATGTGAACGGGCGGCTCTGGGCCGTGGGGGCCCTGGCGGAGCTGCTGGCGGCCCGGGGCATCCAGAAGCTCCACGGCAGCCTCACCCACGACGGGGACCTCGCCATGGCGGTGGTCATCCTGGAAGATTGA
- a CDS encoding PH domain-containing protein, whose translation MATETFKASRWTQGNHLFTTVIEVTDTAVIRRKRAWFTVNEISIHLSKVASVRIETGLLWSDLTVESTGGSDPLTSHGHTKADARRIKELIEAAQSRGMR comes from the coding sequence ATGGCCACCGAGACCTTCAAGGCCAGCCGCTGGACCCAGGGCAACCACCTGTTCACGACCGTCATCGAGGTGACGGACACCGCCGTGATCCGCCGCAAGCGTGCCTGGTTCACGGTGAACGAGATCAGCATCCACCTGTCGAAGGTGGCCAGCGTCCGCATCGAGACCGGCCTGCTCTGGTCCGACCTCACCGTCGAGAGCACCGGCGGCAGCGACCCCCTCACCAGCCATGGCCACACCAAGGCCGATGCCCGCCGCATCAAGGAACTCATCGAAGCGGCACAGAGCCGGGGCATGAGGTAG
- a CDS encoding GNAT family N-acetyltransferase: MLTFRPIQPQDDAAMAAIIRAVMPEFGADGPGFAIHDPEVDHMSRAYAAPGAAYFVVEDPSGRLVGGGGVAKLEGGPEGVCELRKMYFLPEARGKGMGEALLRHCLAVATGLGYRTCYLETLTGMDQAQKLYGKLGFRPLCSPMGNTGHGGCDRWFARDLAGGPA; this comes from the coding sequence ATGCTGACCTTCCGTCCCATCCAGCCCCAGGACGACGCCGCCATGGCCGCCATCATCCGCGCCGTGATGCCGGAATTCGGGGCGGACGGGCCGGGCTTCGCCATCCACGACCCCGAGGTGGACCACATGAGCCGGGCCTATGCGGCCCCGGGCGCGGCCTACTTCGTGGTGGAGGATCCCTCCGGCCGCCTGGTGGGCGGGGGGGGCGTGGCGAAGCTGGAAGGCGGGCCCGAGGGCGTCTGCGAACTGCGGAAGATGTACTTCCTGCCGGAAGCCCGGGGGAAGGGCATGGGCGAGGCCCTGCTGCGCCACTGCCTCGCGGTGGCCACGGGGCTGGGCTACCGCACCTGCTACCTGGAGACCCTCACGGGCATGGACCAGGCGCAGAAACTCTACGGGAAGCTGGGCTTCCGTCCCCTCTGCAGCCCCATGGGGAACACGGGCCACGGCGGCTGTGACCGCTGGTTCGCCAGGGACCTGGCCGGGGGGCCGGCATGA
- the hrpB gene encoding ATP-dependent helicase HrpB, with protein MRLSLPIDPLLPQIVDGLRGNPNLVLQADPGAGKTTRVPPALLEARLLGDGECWILEPRRLAARLAATRVAEELGEPLGQRAGYAVRFEQKISKATRLRFVTEGLLLRRLCGNPHLKGIAAVVLDEFHERHLHTDLGLTLLRRLQRAARPDLKLLVMSATLDPGPVAAYLDAPVLKSEGRAFPVNTAFLPRPDDRPIELQVSDALDRLYGEGLKNHTLVFLPGAAEIRACLKGCEAVSARRGLSLRPLHGELSPDAQAHALEASDAPKVILSTNVAESSVTLDGIGAVVDSGLGREASHSPWSGLSGLRTVRISQARCTQRTGRAGRTGPGRCLRLYTEADFGARPAFDAPELQRSDLAEPLLALHGLGLTEPRDLDWFEAPPEVAVASAETLLTRLDALEHGNLSAIGRRMADLPLHPRLARLAIAGSDLGIPQLALRAAALLETGNLSARQGLDRTPVKTGHGADSDLLLRLDQFEEAEAAGFGAGACRAAGLDASAIHRAKRAVQSLSRFLPSPAEPADAEARLLKALLQAYPDRVGQLSANGTCAFAGGGGAKLDPASRIRRPGLILALEAEAVKQGTGGQTLIRLASRCEADWLLDAFPERLEEADEVLFNAAAGRVERRSEIRFDGLVIDVSRGPADPADPQVGELLAQALRDRPLEEVPARLLARLAFLRRHREDLDLPEDLLGPLLAGACAGRTTLREVQDVDWPRALRQAFPAETVRLLDAWAPEAIQLPKGRPAKVHYEDDPPWIASRLQDFWGLKKSPTVAGGAVPLVLHLLAPNMRAVQVTTDLAGFWQRAYKELRPGLSRRYPKHHWPE; from the coding sequence GTGCGCCTGAGCCTTCCCATCGACCCCCTGCTGCCGCAGATCGTGGACGGCCTGCGCGGCAACCCGAACCTGGTGTTGCAGGCGGATCCCGGTGCGGGCAAGACCACGCGCGTGCCCCCGGCCCTGCTGGAGGCCCGCCTGCTGGGGGATGGCGAGTGCTGGATTCTCGAACCCCGCCGCCTGGCGGCCCGTCTCGCCGCCACTCGGGTGGCCGAGGAACTGGGCGAGCCCCTGGGCCAGCGGGCGGGCTACGCGGTGCGCTTCGAGCAGAAGATCTCGAAGGCCACGCGCCTGCGCTTTGTCACGGAGGGCCTCCTGCTGCGCCGCCTGTGCGGCAACCCGCACCTGAAGGGCATCGCCGCCGTCGTGCTGGACGAGTTCCACGAGCGGCACCTGCACACGGACCTGGGCCTCACGCTGCTGCGGCGCCTCCAGCGTGCGGCGCGCCCGGACCTGAAGCTGCTGGTCATGTCCGCCACCCTGGACCCGGGCCCGGTGGCCGCCTACCTCGATGCGCCCGTGCTGAAGAGCGAGGGCCGCGCCTTCCCCGTGAACACGGCCTTCCTGCCCCGGCCCGACGACCGGCCCATCGAACTGCAAGTCTCGGACGCACTGGACCGCCTCTACGGCGAGGGACTAAAGAACCACACCCTGGTCTTCCTGCCGGGCGCTGCGGAGATCCGGGCCTGCCTGAAGGGCTGCGAGGCCGTGTCGGCGCGGCGGGGCCTGAGCCTGCGTCCCCTCCACGGTGAGCTGTCACCGGACGCCCAGGCCCATGCGCTGGAAGCCAGCGACGCGCCCAAGGTCATCCTCAGCACCAATGTGGCGGAAAGCTCCGTGACGCTGGACGGCATCGGGGCCGTGGTGGATTCGGGGCTGGGCCGCGAGGCCTCCCACTCGCCCTGGTCGGGCCTCTCGGGCCTGCGCACCGTGCGCATCAGCCAGGCCCGGTGCACCCAGCGCACGGGGCGCGCGGGCCGCACCGGGCCCGGCCGCTGCCTGCGCCTCTACACCGAAGCCGACTTCGGCGCCCGCCCCGCCTTCGACGCGCCGGAACTGCAGCGCTCAGATCTGGCGGAGCCCCTGCTCGCCCTGCACGGCCTGGGCCTCACCGAGCCGCGGGACCTGGACTGGTTCGAGGCGCCGCCGGAGGTCGCCGTGGCCTCGGCGGAAACCCTGCTCACCCGCCTCGACGCCCTGGAGCACGGAAACCTCAGCGCCATCGGCCGGCGCATGGCCGACCTGCCCCTGCACCCCCGCCTGGCCCGGCTGGCCATCGCGGGGAGCGACCTCGGCATTCCACAGCTGGCCCTGCGCGCCGCGGCCCTGCTGGAGACCGGCAACCTCTCCGCGCGCCAGGGGCTCGATCGAACGCCCGTGAAGACCGGCCACGGCGCGGATTCGGATCTGCTGTTGCGCCTCGACCAGTTCGAGGAGGCGGAGGCCGCGGGCTTCGGCGCGGGCGCCTGCCGGGCCGCGGGACTGGATGCCTCGGCCATCCACCGCGCCAAGCGGGCCGTGCAGTCCCTGTCGCGCTTCCTGCCCTCCCCCGCCGAGCCGGCAGACGCCGAGGCGCGTCTGCTGAAAGCGCTGCTTCAGGCCTACCCGGACCGCGTGGGGCAGCTCTCTGCCAATGGCACCTGCGCCTTTGCGGGAGGCGGGGGGGCGAAGCTGGATCCGGCCTCCCGCATCCGGCGGCCGGGCCTGATCCTCGCCCTGGAGGCCGAGGCCGTGAAGCAGGGCACCGGGGGGCAGACCCTCATCCGCCTGGCCTCCCGCTGCGAGGCCGACTGGCTGCTGGATGCCTTCCCCGAGCGCCTGGAGGAGGCGGACGAGGTCCTGTTCAACGCGGCGGCCGGCCGCGTGGAGCGGCGCTCCGAGATCCGATTTGATGGGCTGGTGATCGATGTCAGCCGGGGGCCCGCGGATCCTGCGGATCCGCAGGTAGGTGAGCTGTTGGCACAAGCGCTGCGGGACCGCCCACTCGAGGAGGTGCCCGCGCGCCTCCTGGCCCGGCTGGCCTTCCTGCGCAGGCATCGCGAGGACCTCGATCTGCCGGAGGACCTGCTGGGCCCTCTGCTGGCCGGCGCCTGCGCGGGACGGACCACCCTGCGCGAGGTCCAGGATGTGGATTGGCCCAGGGCCCTGCGCCAGGCCTTCCCGGCGGAAACCGTGCGCCTGCTCGACGCCTGGGCACCCGAGGCCATCCAGCTGCCCAAAGGCCGGCCCGCCAAGGTCCACTACGAGGATGATCCGCCCTGGATCGCCTCCCGCCTCCAGGATTTCTGGGGCCTGAAGAAGAGCCCCACAGTGGCCGGGGGCGCCGTGCCGCTGGTGCTGCACCTGCTGGCCCCCAACATGCGGGCCGTGCAGGTCACCACCGACCTCGCGGGCTTCTGGCAGCGGGCCTACAAGGAGCTGCGACCGGGCCTGTCACGGCGCTATCCGAAGCACCACTGGCCGGAGTAG